TGAACAAAGGTGCGAAGCATTCAGACGCCGACTTCGGCTCTGAAATGTAGTCGGACAGACGGGCAAGACAGCCGTGGTGGTTGGCGATCAGCTGCTCCATCCGCTTGGGCAGGCCGGTAAAAGGCAGTTTGTGGCCGCCGAGCACCAGATGATCGTCGCGCCCCAAGGGTGCCAGCCGTTCGCAGGCTTCCAGCCACTCCCCAATGGGATCGGCCATCGGTTCGGTCGGGTAGACACCGACATTGGGGCTGATCGACGGCAGGATTTGGTCCCCCGCAATCACCAGATTGTCGTCACGGCTCCAGAAGGTGGCGTGCTCGGGCGCGTGACCGTTGCCCATATGGATCTCCCACGTGCGTCCCCCCATCTGGATTGTGTCATCTTGCTTGATGCGGGTAAAACCCAGCGGCAAAGGGGCAACAATATCGGCAAAGTTAAATGGCCGGTCCGTGGCCCGCTTTTCAAGCATGGCCCCATCCATACCCGATTGCCGGTAAAAGCTGAGACTTTCAGCCGGTGCAACTTCCTGTTCGTCCAGCGTCAACATGCGGGCGGTCAACCATGCGGTCCGTGTCGTCACCAACTCCGCGCCATGCTCTGACTGGAACCAACCGGCCAGCCCGATGTGATCGGGATGATGATGTGTGACAACCACACGCCCCACAGGCTTGCCGCCCAAAGGTCCGGCGATAAGCTCAGCCCAGATTGCTTTCGTTTTGCCAGAAGCAAAGCCTGTGTCGATGATCGTCCAGTGATCGCCCTCATCAAGAGCGTAGACATTCACATGGTCCAGCTTCATCGGCAAAGGCAGGCGCAGCCACAGCACTCCGGGCGCGACTTCAATCGCCTCCGTGCCATGTGCCGGCGGGGTATCCCAAGGATAGCGAAGACCGGCGGGCGCTACATCGGCCATCAGGCGGACAACTCGTCTAGATCCATCGCATAAAGATCATGCTGTCCGACCCGCACCTGTTCCAGCAGTCCGGTGTGATCCGGCAACAACCGGTTTACATAGAAACGGGCAAGCTTTTCACGCGGGCCGCCACGATCGGCCATCGCAGCGGACAGATGGAAGTAAGCACCCAACACACGAGCAAAGGCGTTCAAGTAGGGCACAGCGCCAGCAAATCGGTCGGTCAGGTCTTCCTGCGCAACAAGCCAGTCTGTTGTCTCTCTCAAGGTTTCGCTTGCCTGCCACACAGCTTCGGCAATCTCGGGCATCTCTGCCCGCGCGGCTTCTGCTTTGGCCTCGATCTCGTCCAGCAAACGACCGGCCATTTCGCCACCGTCCATCATCTTGCGGGCCACGAGATCCATCGCCTGAATACCGTTGGTACCCTCGTAGATTGCCGTCACGCGCACGTCGCGCAAGAACTGCGCAGCGCCGGTTTCTTCGACGAAACCCATACCGCCATGCACCTGAATGCCCATATCAGCGACCCTGATACCCACATCGGTGCCAAATGATTTCGCAATCGGTGTCAGCAGTGCAGCCCGCGACGTCCAGACCGGATCGCCGGTGGCACTCGCCATATCAATCGCATAGGCACAGGTCATTGCAATGGACCGCGCCGCAAAAATATCCGCTTTCATCGCCATAAGCATCCGCCGGACGTCGGCATGGGCCGCAATTGTAAAGCCGTGCAGGGATTTGCCCTGCCGCCGCTCCAACGCATAGGCCATAGCGTGCTGGTATGCCGCCTCGGCAACGCCAATCCCCTGCCCGCCAACGCCAAGACGCGCGTTGTTCATCATTGTGAACATCGCGGCCATACCGCCCTGTTCAGGACCGACCATCCAGCCCTTGGCGTTCTCGTACTGCAAGACGGCGGTTGGGGAGCCGTGGATACCCAGTTTGTGCTCAAGACTTACGGTTGCCACACCATTGCGCGCCCCGACACTGCCATCCTCGTTCGGAAGAAACTTCGGCACAAGAAACAGACTGATACCTTTGGTGCCTTCCGGCGCTCCGGGGATACGCGCCAGCACCAGATGGCAAATATTCTCGGCAACATCATGATCGCCCCAGCTGATATAGATTTTCTGACCGGAGATTGAATACGTACCATCCCCGTTATCGATGGCCTGCGATTTCAGGGCACCGACATCCGAACCGGCCTGCGGCTCTGTCAGGTTCATCGTGCCGGTCCATTCGCCCGAAATGAGCTTGGGCAGATACAGCTCTTTGATCGCATCAGACGCGTGATGCTCCAGCGCTTCGATCTGGCCCTGGCTCATAAGCGGAGCGAGCTGCAATGACAGGCATGCGCCGCTCATCATTTCGTTTACCGCACTGGTCAGGATCATCGGAAGCCCCATCCCGCCATGATCAGGGCTGGCAGCCATCCCGATCCAGCCGCCTTCGGCCATTGCCGCAAACCCTTCCTTGTATCCCGGAGAGGTCCGCACCACGCCGTTCTCAAGCTTTGCAGGATGCAGATCACCGGCCCTTTGCAACGGGGCCAAAACCTCGTCGCAAAGCTTGCCTGCTTCCGTCAGAATTGCGGACGTCAAATCTGCAGTCGCATCGCCGAATTGCTCCGTCTCCCGCAGGGCCTCTGCATCCAGAAGCTCCTCAATGATAAAGCTGAATTCATTTACGGCGGCACGATACGGCATAGGTTTTCTCCTGAAATAGGGCGGTGATCTGGCGCGTCACACGCGACCGTGTTACATGCTGTGCTGGCCATTATCATGAAACGCCGGCAGAACCCAAGCAACTCAAACGCGGCGTCACGGAATACCGATGAACACCAGAACACTCAGACTTACACCGGACGCCAAAGGCCTTGCCCGCGCCGCCGAACTGCTAACGCAGAGCGCGTTGGTATCGTTCCCGACCGAGACCGTTTACGGGTTGGGCGCAGACGCACGCGACGGGACCGCCGTGGCACGTATTTATGAGGCCAAAGGACGGCCAAGCTTCAATCCGTTGATCGTGCATATCGCCGATGTCTCACAAGCGCTCGACTATGTTCGCTGGAACAATCTGGCATCGAAACTGGCAGATGCCTTTTGGCCCGGCCCGCTGACTTTGGTGCTTCCGCTGAAACAGGACCATGGACTATCTTCGCTGGTGACGGCGGGGCTCGACACGGTTGCATTGCGGGTGCCAGCCCACCCCACGGCGCGCTCTTTGCTCAAGGCATTTGGCGGTCCTGTTGCGGCACCATCGGCGAACCCGTCAGGCAAGATCAGCCCGACCAGCGCCGATCATGTGGTAGCAGGGCTTGAGGGTCGGATCGAAGCGGTGGTCGACGATGGCCCCTGCTCTGTGGGTGTGGAAAGCACGATTATCGGCATCTCGGGCGCTGCAACAGCAGTCCTGCTGCGCAGTGGTGGAGTACCACGCGAGGCCATAGAAAGCGTCTTGGGATCGCCCTTGTCTGACCCACAAAGCGCTGCGGTAACGGCACCGGGCCAGCTCGCCTCGCACTACGCACCGGGGGCCAGCGTCCGCTTGAATGCGTCACAAGCTCTGAATGACGAGGTTATGTTGGGATTTGGGGCCGTGCCCTGTGACCTGAACCTGTCACCTGACGCTGATTTGCAGGAAGCGGCAGCGCACCTGTTTGAATACCTGCATCGGCTTGATGCGCTTGGACGTCCGATCGCTGTCTCGCCGGTCCCCGATCACGGATTGGGGTCGGCCATAAACGACCGGCTGCGCCGTGCTGCCGCGCCGCGCTAGACAGCGTGCGCCTTCAGGCCCGCCCGGCTGTTGCAGACAAAAGCAGCGGATCAATACCAAGAGACCGCAACGCGGCTTCCCATTTCTCTGCATCCGGCAAATCAAAAACTGTCTCTAAGCTCGCTTCCCCGGTCAACCATCCGTTCTCTGCGATCTCCGCCTCAACCTGCCCCGGTCCCCAACCGGCATAGCCCAGCATCAACAACGCCTTTTCCGGCCCCTCGCCCTGCGCGATGTCTTCCAGCACATCCAGCGTCGCGGTCATGGCAAATCCGCCCTCGACCGACAGCGTGTGTAATGCCGAACGGTACTCATCCGAATGCAGCACAAAGCCGCGACCGGTTTCGACCGGCCCGCCCACATGCACGCCAAGGTTCCTGCTCAGCGGTGTGCCATCACGCGACAACTGATCCAGCACGTCCGTCAAACTGACCCCTTCAGCAGGTTTGTTCACGATCAGACCCATGGTCCCCTCGTCCGAATGGGAGATGATGAAAATAACCGAATGGGCAAACCGCGGATCCCCCATGCCTGGCATGGCGATCAACAGTTTGCCAGTCAGCGACAGGGGCGCATCGGTCATCAAAGTTGCCGTCCTTTTGTTTGCATAGACGCAGATTGCCTTTCCAAGGGGCCACACGCAAGAGCGAGACGTTGACTGTGACATTGCGCCTCGAAACATCGCTAAAGGAAATGTGACTTGGCAGCGTGCGGCCTATGGCCCATCTAAGGATGATGAAAACACCTTTCGCCGCCTTCGCGCTCTCTGTGCTGACTGCTCTGCCGCTTCAGGCAGGTGACAGTTTTGAAACGCCTGTCACGGGCGAAATTCTGCACGGTTGGGTACAAGCAGACGGCACACGGGTAGCCGCGCTTCATCTTCGCCTCGCACCCGGATGGAAGACATATTGGCGCGCACCGGGCGATGCCGGTATCCCGCCCCAGTTTGACTGGTCCGGTTCGGATAATTTGCGCGGTGTCGGGATCACGTGGCCCACGCCCGAAGTCTTTCTGACGGCAGGCATGCGTACAATCGGATATACTGGTGATCTGGTTCTGCCCCTATCGTTCGCCCCGCGCAGTGCCGGAGCGCCGATCAGCATCAACGCCCGCCTCGATATGGGGGTTTGCAGCGATATCTGCGTGCCCCATAGTATGACGCTCAAGGCAGTTATCAATGACAACAACCAAACGCCCACACCGGCGATTGCAGCGGCATTGGCTGAACGCCCGTATAGCGCAAAAGAAGCAGGCGTT
The Sulfitobacter noctilucicola genome window above contains:
- a CDS encoding MBL fold metallo-hydrolase, with product MADVAPAGLRYPWDTPPAHGTEAIEVAPGVLWLRLPLPMKLDHVNVYALDEGDHWTIIDTGFASGKTKAIWAELIAGPLGGKPVGRVVVTHHHPDHIGLAGWFQSEHGAELVTTRTAWLTARMLTLDEQEVAPAESLSFYRQSGMDGAMLEKRATDRPFNFADIVAPLPLGFTRIKQDDTIQMGGRTWEIHMGNGHAPEHATFWSRDDNLVIAGDQILPSISPNVGVYPTEPMADPIGEWLEACERLAPLGRDDHLVLGGHKLPFTGLPKRMEQLIANHHGCLARLSDYISEPKSASECFAPLFKRKIGEAEYGLALVEAVAHLSHLHQSGLATRQLREADGAWVYQSKG
- a CDS encoding acyl-CoA dehydrogenase, yielding MPYRAAVNEFSFIIEELLDAEALRETEQFGDATADLTSAILTEAGKLCDEVLAPLQRAGDLHPAKLENGVVRTSPGYKEGFAAMAEGGWIGMAASPDHGGMGLPMILTSAVNEMMSGACLSLQLAPLMSQGQIEALEHHASDAIKELYLPKLISGEWTGTMNLTEPQAGSDVGALKSQAIDNGDGTYSISGQKIYISWGDHDVAENICHLVLARIPGAPEGTKGISLFLVPKFLPNEDGSVGARNGVATVSLEHKLGIHGSPTAVLQYENAKGWMVGPEQGGMAAMFTMMNNARLGVGGQGIGVAEAAYQHAMAYALERRQGKSLHGFTIAAHADVRRMLMAMKADIFAARSIAMTCAYAIDMASATGDPVWTSRAALLTPIAKSFGTDVGIRVADMGIQVHGGMGFVEETGAAQFLRDVRVTAIYEGTNGIQAMDLVARKMMDGGEMAGRLLDEIEAKAEAARAEMPEIAEAVWQASETLRETTDWLVAQEDLTDRFAGAVPYLNAFARVLGAYFHLSAAMADRGGPREKLARFYVNRLLPDHTGLLEQVRVGQHDLYAMDLDELSA
- a CDS encoding L-threonylcarbamoyladenylate synthase yields the protein MNTRTLRLTPDAKGLARAAELLTQSALVSFPTETVYGLGADARDGTAVARIYEAKGRPSFNPLIVHIADVSQALDYVRWNNLASKLADAFWPGPLTLVLPLKQDHGLSSLVTAGLDTVALRVPAHPTARSLLKAFGGPVAAPSANPSGKISPTSADHVVAGLEGRIEAVVDDGPCSVGVESTIIGISGAATAVLLRSGGVPREAIESVLGSPLSDPQSAAVTAPGQLASHYAPGASVRLNASQALNDEVMLGFGAVPCDLNLSPDADLQEAAAHLFEYLHRLDALGRPIAVSPVPDHGLGSAINDRLRRAAAPR
- a CDS encoding YqgE/AlgH family protein — encoded protein: MTDAPLSLTGKLLIAMPGMGDPRFAHSVIFIISHSDEGTMGLIVNKPAEGVSLTDVLDQLSRDGTPLSRNLGVHVGGPVETGRGFVLHSDEYRSALHTLSVEGGFAMTATLDVLEDIAQGEGPEKALLMLGYAGWGPGQVEAEIAENGWLTGEASLETVFDLPDAEKWEAALRSLGIDPLLLSATAGRA
- a CDS encoding protein-disulfide reductase DsbD domain-containing protein, which codes for MKTPFAAFALSVLTALPLQAGDSFETPVTGEILHGWVQADGTRVAALHLRLAPGWKTYWRAPGDAGIPPQFDWSGSDNLRGVGITWPTPEVFLTAGMRTIGYTGDLVLPLSFAPRSAGAPISINARLDMGVCSDICVPHSMTLKAVINDNNQTPTPAIAAALAERPYSAKEAGVTASKCTLRPTDEGLEIEAHLTLPSTGGTETVVIEPGQAGLWMSETKATRRGNSLVAVGEMITSDGQPLALDRSQITITVLGSKHAVNIQGCKPG